One Acetobacterium sp. KB-1 DNA segment encodes these proteins:
- a CDS encoding MarR family winged helix-turn-helix transcriptional regulator gives MEEKMLIEEELADYNHIFKETGAVYNELARLSSLPTSEYWVLYYLFASKGQCTQKDICDQYCMSKQTVNTAQKHLESKGYLRRRIDVNDKRSKQMMLTEKGHAFANERIAPVLKAENQVFLRMGEAGRRQLIEGSRLYLKFLEQETRDLIESEDPLGSNHNNGS, from the coding sequence GTGGAAGAAAAAATGCTAATCGAAGAAGAATTGGCCGACTATAATCATATTTTTAAAGAAACTGGGGCCGTATACAATGAACTGGCCAGGCTTAGCAGTTTGCCAACCAGCGAATATTGGGTACTTTATTATCTCTTCGCTTCAAAAGGTCAGTGTACCCAAAAAGATATCTGTGATCAGTATTGCATGAGTAAACAGACGGTCAACACTGCCCAGAAGCATCTTGAGTCAAAGGGTTATCTTAGGCGGCGAATCGATGTTAATGACAAACGAAGTAAGCAGATGATGTTGACTGAAAAGGGCCATGCTTTTGCCAATGAAAGAATCGCACCGGTACTTAAGGCCGAAAATCAGGTGTTTTTGAGAATGGGCGAGGCGGGGCGTCGGCAATTAATTGAAGGTTCCCGGCTCTATCTTAAATTTCTCGAACAGGAAACAAGGGATTTAATCGAATCGGAAGATCCGTTAGGATCGAATCATAACAACGGAAGTTAG
- a CDS encoding Crp/Fnr family transcriptional regulator, which translates to MNHPDLIAVLSCHGLFLDFSEEELNQVFRAHYYEKREYEKDQVIHFQNECCRTMDLILSGRVAVQNLDCEGNVMTINIFQDGDVLGANLIFSSRNNYPMTVLAQSQVVILHLHKELILELCQMNRTFMIGLMKAISDKTLILTDKISAISMKSIRQCIIDFLRYESQIQKSQVIQLPSSKKELAQRFGIQRSSLSRELNKMRQDQMIDFNTKTITIKNING; encoded by the coding sequence ATGAATCACCCGGATTTAATCGCTGTTTTATCGTGTCATGGACTTTTCTTGGATTTTTCAGAAGAAGAGCTGAATCAGGTTTTTAGGGCACATTACTATGAGAAACGAGAGTATGAAAAGGATCAGGTGATCCATTTTCAGAACGAATGCTGTCGAACGATGGATCTGATTCTCAGCGGTCGGGTGGCCGTGCAAAATCTGGATTGCGAGGGGAATGTAATGACCATCAATATTTTTCAAGACGGGGATGTGCTCGGTGCCAATCTGATTTTTTCCAGCCGAAATAATTATCCTATGACGGTATTGGCCCAGTCTCAGGTGGTGATCCTCCATCTTCATAAGGAATTGATTCTGGAACTGTGCCAGATGAATCGTACTTTTATGATCGGTTTGATGAAAGCTATCTCTGATAAGACTTTGATTCTAACTGACAAGATTAGTGCCATCTCGATGAAAAGCATCCGACAGTGTATCATTGATTTTTTACGGTATGAGTCTCAAATTCAAAAAAGTCAGGTGATTCAACTCCCGTCATCAAAAAAAGAGTTAGCCCAGCGTTTTGGTATTCAGCGTTCATCCTTGAGCAGGGAGCTCAATAAAATGCGGCAGGACCAAATGATCGATTTCAATACAAAAACGATTACGATCAAAAATATAAACGGCTAG
- a CDS encoding permease, with protein sequence MDIFTLIFWVITLVWLGFSLKKDKDKTLKAIKMSGGMMKGIAGDILGILLLIGLILTFVPPEAIKGTIGQANEVVSTVLFAFLGSITLIPAFVAFPLVASLVDAGASIVPIVAFLTTLTMVGVVTFPLEKREFGLKFTLVRNSLSFAFALAIALAMGVIL encoded by the coding sequence ATGGATATTTTTACACTGATTTTCTGGGTAATTACCCTGGTATGGCTGGGGTTTTCACTAAAAAAAGACAAGGACAAAACCCTGAAGGCTATTAAGATGTCCGGGGGAATGATGAAAGGGATCGCCGGGGACATCCTTGGTATCTTGCTGTTAATTGGTTTGATTCTTACTTTTGTGCCGCCGGAAGCCATCAAAGGCACTATCGGCCAAGCTAACGAAGTTGTTTCTACAGTACTTTTTGCGTTTCTCGGAAGCATTACCCTGATCCCCGCCTTTGTCGCCTTTCCGCTAGTGGCCTCACTGGTGGATGCCGGTGCCAGTATCGTTCCGATTGTCGCATTTCTGACCACTCTGACAATGGTGGGAGTGGTGACCTTTCCGCTTGAAAAAAGAGAGTTCGGTCTGAAATTCACGCTGGTCCGCAACTCTCTTAGTTTTGCTTTTGCCTTGGCAATTGCTCTTGCTATGGGGGTGATTCTATGA
- a CDS encoding permease, producing MTFLKSQLKNNRFLIIVILAYVAVGLFAPSKFLPSLDNTWYYVKEMLMIMPVILLLTSLISAWVPKETIENAFGKNSGIKGSLFAFLLGSFSAGPIYAAFPVCKMLLSKGASIANIVIILSTWAVIKIPMLITESKFLGPEFMIVRWILTTLAIFLMGYITSRFVKPEDLPVDNETASSVDGLVLLNPDYCVGCGLCTKIAPRHFTMVDKKAAIISQTLSPGDGQAIKDAVAKCPSHIIRFHP from the coding sequence ATGACATTTTTAAAAAGCCAACTCAAAAACAATCGTTTTTTAATAATTGTGATTCTGGCTTATGTGGCAGTTGGCCTATTCGCCCCTAGCAAATTTCTGCCATCCCTTGACAACACCTGGTATTATGTCAAGGAAATGCTAATGATTATGCCGGTGATCCTGTTGTTAACTTCGCTGATTTCGGCCTGGGTACCAAAAGAAACAATCGAAAATGCCTTTGGCAAAAACTCAGGGATAAAAGGTTCACTGTTTGCTTTTTTATTGGGTAGTTTTTCCGCCGGTCCCATTTACGCCGCCTTTCCAGTCTGTAAAATGCTGCTTAGCAAAGGAGCCAGCATTGCCAACATTGTCATAATTCTGTCCACCTGGGCAGTGATCAAAATTCCCATGCTGATTACTGAAAGCAAATTTCTCGGCCCAGAATTTATGATCGTCCGCTGGATTCTGACCACCTTGGCCATTTTTCTGATGGGCTATATCACCTCCCGGTTTGTTAAGCCCGAGGATCTTCCTGTAGACAATGAAACAGCAAGTTCTGTTGATGGCCTCGTTTTGCTGAATCCGGACTATTGTGTGGGTTGTGGCCTTTGTACCAAAATCGCACCCCGCCATTTTACAATGGTCGACAAAAAAGCGGCGATTATCAGTCAAACCCTGTCTCCCGGCGATGGCCAGGCCATCAAAGATGCCGTGGCAAAATGTCCCTCTCATATTATCCGGTTTCATCCCTGA
- a CDS encoding sensor domain-containing diguanylate cyclase, giving the protein MEPLRKKYRLILMVIILILGALSSLAFLLLSFQMESIYERNIERSIIEVKKTFLKDNVDNLILNIEQEHQTQKTLFVRLNQLAEIALDGYNSYNPEAFLEQAILYFEDPIRQTYLTVLITDSATERILYSENISDLDQSLSFSEQTKRLIPLMTSSVKKDYGEYQVFFGVRESRVEDIVEENIRDLIHASRYSNDAYFWVNEVVNNEGGDNYAIRLIHPNLKDTEGQLLSTNMTDIKGNYPYLEELEGVKASGEIFYTYFFKKMNSDVVSEKLTYARLYPNYNWIVAMGVHLDDISTYVTASTEESNKNIMWMLLALAGFIFVLIGILTIVMNRIESWYYQNSEQELKAAVYRDPLTHTYNRRAGNECLEKTFRAYKISGESPAFIMIDIDDFKKVNDECGHDVGDAVLIKLAAVINQRIRNNDKLFRWGGEEFLLVCQGLKEDNIDDFTRKLLDTAASVDYDCCGQSGKITISMGVSYCIPGDVDEKDAIKRADQGLYEAKRTGKNRSCYIRP; this is encoded by the coding sequence ATGGAACCATTGCGAAAAAAATACCGATTGATACTAATGGTTATCATTTTAATCCTTGGGGCACTGAGTAGCCTAGCTTTTCTGCTGCTGTCCTTTCAAATGGAGAGTATCTATGAAAGAAATATTGAACGTAGTATTATCGAGGTGAAAAAGACTTTTTTAAAAGACAATGTGGACAATTTGATTTTAAATATTGAGCAGGAACACCAGACGCAGAAAACCTTATTTGTCAGACTCAATCAACTGGCCGAAATCGCGCTGGATGGTTACAATAGCTATAATCCTGAGGCTTTTCTGGAGCAAGCCATCCTTTATTTTGAGGACCCTATTCGCCAGACTTATTTAACGGTGCTGATTACCGATTCGGCCACTGAAAGAATCCTTTATTCTGAAAATATTTCGGATCTGGATCAAAGTCTGTCTTTTTCAGAACAAACAAAACGATTGATACCGCTGATGACATCATCAGTAAAAAAGGATTATGGCGAGTACCAGGTATTTTTTGGGGTGCGTGAAAGTCGGGTTGAAGATATTGTCGAAGAGAATATCCGGGACTTGATTCATGCTTCCCGGTATTCTAACGACGCTTATTTTTGGGTAAATGAGGTAGTCAATAATGAAGGTGGAGATAACTACGCCATCCGTCTTATTCATCCCAATTTAAAAGACACTGAAGGACAGCTGCTATCTACCAATATGACTGATATTAAGGGAAATTACCCCTATCTGGAGGAACTGGAGGGGGTTAAAGCATCAGGCGAGATTTTTTATACCTATTTTTTCAAAAAAATGAATTCGGATGTGGTTTCAGAGAAACTGACTTATGCCCGGCTGTATCCAAACTACAATTGGATTGTGGCCATGGGTGTGCACCTGGATGATATTAGCACCTATGTTACGGCTTCCACTGAAGAAAGTAACAAAAATATTATGTGGATGTTGCTGGCCCTCGCCGGGTTTATTTTTGTCCTGATCGGAATTTTAACGATTGTCATGAACCGGATCGAAAGCTGGTATTACCAGAATTCTGAGCAGGAACTAAAGGCCGCAGTTTATCGGGATCCCCTAACTCACACCTATAACCGGCGGGCAGGAAACGAGTGCCTGGAAAAAACATTCAGAGCCTATAAAATCTCTGGGGAAAGCCCTGCCTTTATTATGATCGATATTGATGATTTTAAAAAGGTTAATGATGAGTGTGGTCACGATGTGGGCGATGCGGTTTTAATTAAGTTGGCAGCAGTTATTAACCAGCGTATCCGTAACAATGACAAACTTTTTCGCTGGGGTGGTGAAGAATTTCTATTGGTCTGTCAAGGGCTTAAAGAGGATAATATTGATGACTTTACCAGAAAACTACTCGATACCGCTGCATCGGTTGATTATGATTGTTGTGGCCAGTCCGGAAAGATTACTATATCCATGGGTGTTTCCTACTGCATCCCCGGTGATGTCGATGAAAAGGATGCGATTAAACGGGCGGATCAAGGACTTTACGAAGCAAAAAGAACAGGCAAGAATCGGAGCTGTTATATCCGGCCCTAG
- a CDS encoding alpha/beta fold hydrolase, with translation MKGGKAMALFFILLLCLISIVTTLLMVFFSGKMIPYTDANGQVQPDSLSEKFWIPINGVEMGMIIKTRDQTRPVLLFIHGGPGMPEYWLNESHPSHLEELFTVVWWDQRGAGLSYSAAIPPETMTTEQMVADTISVTKYLCQRFQKEKIYLMAHSFGTYIGIQAAARAPELYRAYIGVAQSVNLALSEELAYEFMLNFYANDKKNREQLKKSPYGTAAYERIRDRVMHEAGIGTTHTMYSVVTGIFLAVMKNREYMLKEKFQIWQGKAFSKRSMLNEEFRQANLSDLVTRLEIPVIFFSGVYDYTVNYHLSEIYLEEIKAPKKHFYLFEDSAHSPIFEEPEAVLAILKDLIH, from the coding sequence ATGAAAGGGGGAAAAGCCATGGCCTTGTTTTTCATTCTGCTACTTTGTTTAATCAGTATTGTCACCACCTTGCTGATGGTCTTCTTTTCTGGCAAAATGATTCCCTATACTGACGCCAACGGGCAGGTGCAGCCAGACAGCCTATCAGAAAAATTCTGGATACCTATCAACGGGGTGGAAATGGGCATGATCATTAAAACCCGGGACCAAACCCGTCCGGTGCTGCTCTTTATCCATGGGGGTCCGGGGATGCCGGAATATTGGCTTAACGAAAGCCATCCGTCCCACCTTGAAGAACTGTTTACCGTGGTCTGGTGGGATCAACGGGGCGCCGGTCTGTCTTATAGTGCTGCGATCCCTCCGGAGACCATGACCACTGAGCAGATGGTGGCCGATACTATTTCAGTCACCAAGTATCTGTGCCAGCGGTTTCAAAAGGAAAAGATCTATCTGATGGCTCATTCCTTTGGCACCTATATCGGTATTCAGGCAGCTGCCCGGGCACCAGAGCTCTATCGTGCCTATATTGGGGTGGCACAGTCGGTCAACCTGGCGTTATCGGAAGAGTTGGCATATGAATTTATGTTGAACTTCTATGCAAATGATAAAAAAAACCGGGAGCAACTAAAAAAATCCCCCTACGGTACCGCTGCCTACGAACGAATCCGGGATCGAGTCATGCACGAGGCCGGGATCGGTACCACCCACACGATGTACTCAGTGGTTACCGGAATTTTTCTGGCTGTGATGAAAAATCGGGAATATATGCTAAAGGAAAAGTTTCAGATCTGGCAGGGCAAAGCATTTTCTAAACGCTCGATGCTTAACGAAGAATTCCGTCAAGCCAATCTCAGTGATCTTGTTACCCGGCTGGAGATACCTGTTATCTTTTTCTCCGGGGTCTATGATTACACCGTTAACTATCACCTGTCGGAAATTTATCTGGAAGAAATCAAGGCCCCGAAAAAACATTTCTATCTTTTTGAAGACTCTGCCCACAGCCCTATTTTTGAGGAACCGGAGGCGGTTCTGGCAATTTTGAAAGATTTAATTCACTGA
- a CDS encoding methyl-accepting chemotaxis protein, with product MKVQRNDSVNNQNEHIVIKMRLTTKLILLTVLTLAAAIITMGILVVNTGAAIIDQATEADALEYGEESARHIGAVITGNLETLNEIAVRERTASMDFGIQVASITGDVERLGYQDMAVIETNGHGKYIVGGGEFDVLNEIWYQEALKGKPYVSDVSISQVTKQPAVFEVAPIKKENQVVGVLLGRRDPTFLNAITNTLGDGKIKYGYVISANGTIMAHPSEQLVLDQSNVFDNMEKDGPQGFAAMFKALDSNEVADFEYEYDGDTKLAFVAPIQETDWTLVITESKTAMLAPIVQLRNTIIMFALVILVVGAVVSYIISRRIAKPVMAANLLIKEINAGHLSDRLPIVSKDEVGELTQSLNQMADNLQNTIISLMRKISNGDVSTDLVVVDPQDEITPVLKQTVETIRALIGEATMLSHAALAGQWATRGDETAFEGGFKEIVQGVNATLDTVVDKMVWYEAIIDSVPFPLHVTDNDMKWAFMNKAFEDLMIDSKVIKDRKVAIGMDCFNAGASICQTENCGIRQLVDHGNGESFFEWYGRNNKQDTAYLKNAKGENVGFVEIITDLTPMIRVSNYTSHEVARLANNLTCLSQGNLNFDLQIGAADEYTSEVSAQFAEIHNSLSDVKDSVDKLIADATMLARAGIEGELNTRADASLHQGDFAKIIDGVNATLDAVVAPVQEASATLKELAQGNLDTGMVGNYNGDYTQIKDDMNQTVVFLKRYVDEIADTLKEVGEGNLDLEITGEYLGDFQAIKTALNEITNKLSTTMADINEAATQVEAGAIQISDGGQALSQGTTEQASSIQELTASIEEVARETKQNAQNANNANELATEVKTNAEVGNVQMAEMVTAMIDINEASSNISKIIKVIDDIAFQTNILALNAAVEAARAGQHGKGFAVVAEEVRTLAARSAEAAKETTTLIEGSISKTEAGSKIADQTADSLKEILNQIEKVTGLVGDIAQASNDQASEIAQINQGIEQVSQVVQTNSATAEESAAASEELSGQAEILKQMVGAFRLKGKSLSSMETAVQSAPKPVSSSQIDILLDEADKY from the coding sequence ATGAAAGTACAAAGAAATGATTCAGTGAACAATCAGAATGAGCACATTGTTATAAAAATGCGCTTAACCACAAAGCTCATCCTGTTAACAGTGTTAACCTTGGCGGCAGCCATTATTACTATGGGGATTTTAGTGGTCAATACTGGAGCAGCGATTATTGATCAGGCAACTGAAGCAGATGCGCTGGAATATGGAGAAGAATCGGCCAGACATATTGGTGCTGTTATCACAGGCAATTTGGAAACTCTGAACGAAATTGCTGTTCGGGAACGCACCGCCAGCATGGATTTTGGGATCCAGGTGGCTTCTATTACTGGTGATGTAGAACGATTGGGGTATCAGGATATGGCTGTGATAGAGACGAATGGTCATGGCAAATATATTGTCGGCGGTGGTGAGTTTGATGTGCTAAATGAGATCTGGTATCAGGAGGCGCTCAAGGGAAAGCCTTACGTGTCAGATGTTTCCATCAGTCAAGTGACTAAACAGCCCGCAGTTTTTGAAGTGGCACCCATTAAAAAGGAAAATCAGGTTGTGGGAGTCCTTTTAGGACGGCGGGATCCTACTTTTTTAAACGCCATCACCAATACGCTCGGTGACGGGAAAATTAAATACGGCTATGTGATTAGTGCCAACGGGACAATAATGGCCCACCCCAGTGAACAGCTTGTTCTGGATCAGTCCAACGTGTTTGACAATATGGAAAAAGATGGACCCCAGGGATTTGCTGCCATGTTCAAAGCACTCGATTCAAATGAAGTTGCTGATTTTGAGTATGAATACGATGGCGATACTAAACTGGCCTTTGTGGCACCAATTCAGGAAACAGATTGGACCCTGGTTATTACCGAATCCAAAACAGCTATGCTGGCACCGATTGTGCAATTGCGTAACACAATTATCATGTTTGCTTTGGTCATTCTGGTTGTCGGAGCTGTCGTCTCTTACATTATTTCCCGACGTATTGCGAAACCGGTGATGGCAGCCAATCTGTTGATCAAAGAAATCAATGCCGGACATCTGAGTGATCGTCTGCCGATTGTTTCTAAAGACGAGGTTGGAGAATTGACCCAGTCGCTTAATCAGATGGCTGATAATCTTCAGAATACCATTATCAGTCTAATGAGGAAGATTTCCAATGGTGATGTCTCAACAGACTTAGTCGTTGTAGATCCCCAAGACGAAATCACCCCGGTGTTGAAACAGACCGTGGAAACTATTCGAGCATTGATTGGTGAAGCGACCATGCTGTCTCATGCAGCCCTGGCCGGTCAGTGGGCGACCCGAGGTGATGAAACGGCTTTTGAAGGCGGTTTTAAAGAGATCGTTCAGGGCGTTAACGCCACTCTGGATACTGTCGTGGATAAGATGGTCTGGTATGAGGCGATTATTGACTCAGTGCCATTCCCTCTGCATGTTACCGATAATGACATGAAATGGGCATTTATGAACAAGGCTTTCGAAGATCTGATGATTGACAGTAAAGTGATTAAAGATCGGAAAGTCGCAATTGGGATGGATTGCTTCAATGCTGGGGCAAGTATCTGTCAAACCGAGAACTGCGGTATCCGTCAACTTGTGGATCACGGCAATGGAGAAAGCTTCTTTGAATGGTATGGACGGAACAATAAGCAGGATACGGCCTATCTAAAAAATGCTAAAGGCGAAAATGTCGGTTTTGTGGAAATCATAACAGATCTGACACCGATGATTCGGGTAAGCAATTACACGAGTCATGAGGTAGCGAGACTGGCCAATAATCTGACTTGCCTATCTCAGGGAAATCTGAACTTTGATCTGCAGATTGGAGCGGCGGATGAATATACATCTGAAGTGAGTGCCCAATTTGCCGAAATCCACAACAGTTTGTCAGACGTGAAAGACTCGGTGGATAAACTGATTGCGGACGCCACCATGCTGGCCCGGGCCGGAATTGAAGGAGAACTGAATACCCGGGCAGATGCCAGTCTGCATCAGGGCGATTTTGCCAAAATTATCGACGGCGTCAACGCTACTCTGGACGCTGTAGTCGCGCCAGTGCAAGAAGCATCGGCCACACTCAAAGAACTGGCTCAGGGCAATCTTGACACGGGTATGGTCGGCAATTATAACGGTGATTATACCCAAATCAAAGACGATATGAATCAAACGGTAGTCTTTTTGAAACGTTATGTCGATGAAATTGCCGACACTCTAAAAGAAGTGGGTGAGGGTAATCTGGATCTGGAAATTACTGGAGAATACCTGGGGGATTTCCAGGCCATTAAAACGGCACTCAACGAGATCACAAACAAGCTCAGTACCACCATGGCGGATATCAATGAAGCAGCCACTCAGGTGGAAGCCGGTGCGATCCAGATTTCAGACGGCGGCCAGGCATTATCTCAAGGAACAACCGAACAGGCCAGTTCCATCCAGGAGTTAACTGCATCAATTGAAGAAGTGGCCAGAGAAACCAAGCAGAATGCTCAAAATGCCAATAATGCCAATGAATTGGCAACTGAGGTTAAAACCAATGCTGAGGTAGGTAACGTTCAAATGGCCGAGATGGTCACCGCCATGATTGACATCAATGAGGCGTCCAGCAATATTTCCAAAATTATCAAGGTCATTGATGACATTGCTTTCCAGACCAATATTCTGGCCCTTAATGCCGCAGTTGAAGCGGCCCGAGCTGGACAGCATGGCAAGGGCTTTGCCGTCGTGGCCGAAGAAGTGCGAACCCTGGCAGCGCGAAGCGCCGAGGCCGCCAAAGAAACAACAACGTTGATTGAGGGCTCGATTTCGAAAACCGAAGCGGGCTCAAAAATTGCCGACCAGACAGCAGACAGCTTAAAGGAAATTCTTAATCAGATCGAAAAGGTGACCGGTCTGGTTGGGGATATTGCTCAGGCATCCAATGATCAGGCTTCAGAAATTGCGCAGATCAATCAAGGGATTGAACAGGTTTCACAGGTGGTGCAAACCAATTCCGCCACTGCCGAAGAAAGCGCCGCTGCCAGTGAGGAACTTTCCGGTCAGGCTGAAATCCTAAAACAGATGGTGGGTGCCTTCCGTCTCAAAGGAAAGAGCTTAAGCAGCATGGAAACGGCGGTACAATCGGCACCAAAGCCGGTAAGCTCATCACAGATTGATATACTCCTGGATGAAGCGGATAAATATTAA
- a CDS encoding HD-GYP domain-containing protein, whose product MNCERSGRNEFDDHQKLVKKIVHLTDCLNTSNIKAAMSILDQLIPICMELDFNRLRLPEIKLTDRKLYRELKHAKRVSIHARELAKSLACTQEAIKDIEIGGFVHDVGKLIIDELVLYKKDRLSPQEWKTIQGHALSGGKLLSFSKQFARFIPIAEQHHERWDGSGYPKGIKGSKIHYSARLISIVDAFDAMTCNRSYHKCIPPLLAIEEIARCSATQFDPYMAEVFISQISTHQSYNEAFLEKPRIYKQSDG is encoded by the coding sequence ATGAATTGCGAACGTTCAGGAAGAAATGAATTTGATGATCATCAAAAATTAGTCAAGAAAATTGTTCATCTTACCGATTGTTTAAATACGAGTAATATTAAGGCAGCAATGAGCATTCTTGATCAATTAATCCCAATTTGTATGGAGCTTGATTTTAACAGACTAAGGTTACCCGAAATTAAACTGACAGACCGAAAATTATACCGTGAATTAAAACATGCCAAACGTGTTAGCATACATGCCCGTGAATTGGCAAAATCGTTGGCTTGTACGCAAGAGGCGATTAAGGATATCGAAATCGGTGGTTTTGTACACGATGTTGGGAAATTAATAATCGATGAGCTTGTTCTTTACAAAAAGGATCGTTTAAGTCCTCAAGAATGGAAGACAATTCAAGGACATGCATTATCAGGCGGAAAATTACTATCTTTTTCAAAGCAGTTTGCACGTTTTATTCCAATCGCAGAGCAGCACCATGAACGATGGGATGGAAGTGGTTATCCAAAAGGGATAAAAGGGTCGAAAATCCATTATTCAGCCCGATTGATTTCCATTGTTGATGCATTCGATGCCATGACTTGTAATCGTTCTTATCACAAATGTATCCCGCCGCTTCTCGCAATTGAAGAAATAGCCCGTTGTTCAGCCACCCAGTTTGATCCATATATGGCAGAAGTATTCATTAGTCAAATTTCAACGCATCAGAGTTACAATGAAGCATTTTTAGAGAAGCCTAGAATCTATAAACAATCAGATGGGTAA
- a CDS encoding helix-turn-helix domain-containing protein has translation MIGTRLKKLRKDKNLTQAELSLRLSISRSSLSLYEINKREPDSVTINKIADFFEVSLDYLYGRSSDSFNSKKRFMNISATLTEKEKKLLEIFNKIKDETLQDKIITKLEGYVDGLIDMNDGEETG, from the coding sequence ATGATTGGCACAAGACTAAAGAAACTTAGAAAAGATAAAAATTTAACTCAAGCTGAATTGTCGCTTCGATTGTCAATTTCAAGATCGTCACTTTCACTATATGAAATTAATAAGCGTGAACCAGACAGCGTAACGATCAACAAAATCGCTGATTTTTTTGAAGTCTCTTTAGACTATCTTTACGGAAGATCAAGTGATTCTTTTAATTCGAAAAAAAGGTTTATGAATATCTCAGCTACTCTGACAGAAAAAGAAAAGAAATTGCTTGAGATCTTTAACAAAATAAAAGATGAAACATTGCAAGATAAAATCATCACAAAACTTGAAGGCTATGTCGATGGTTTGATTGACATGAATGATGGCGAAGAAACGGGATAG